From Paenibacillus graminis:
AAATGTACTCAGCATAAGGATGGTCATCGGGTACGTCTTGGAATTTGGGCATCTCGGGGGGCTTCACCGACCAACTGCCAGGCTTGTTGTAAGCAAAGTAAAGGATGTTCCCATCGGCGTCCGGTTTAAATCCTGCTGCAACTCCCTCTTCGTCATAGAAAAGCAAGTCTTCCGCTTGCCGCAAAGTATGGTTACCCGAAGGAGCTTTGACGATCAATGCTCCATCCACGGCCGAAATATCATAACTCCATCCCGGACTGCGCAAATCTCGGTATGTTCCCTCGAAGCGAAGCAACTGCTGCTTGGTCGGTTCCGGTTGCACGAAAGTCGGACCTTTTCCCTTTTTCGGGAAATAACGATTCATGAATTGCTCGAAGAAAGACAGGCGCAAATTGCCTTTGTCGCTGTTCGAAGCGAGAAAAACCCCTGTCTTCTCGTCAGGTAGCAGCCATATGTTCGAATGGAAGCCGGGCAAATCGCCGCCCTTCTCTACGACATTGTATCCGTTGTAATATTGGGTATAGTTCGATTCCAAGCCGTAGCCGGCTCCTGGAATTTTAGGGTGAATCGTAACGCTGTTATGTTCCATCGCCCGTATAGAAGCTTCGGTCAGAATACGATGTCCGCTTGCAGGGTCATCGTTCAGCATGGCCATAAGAAACTTGGCCATATCGGCTCCGGTGGAAAACATACCGCCGGCCGGCCTGTTAGCCGGTACATTGACAATTTGCTGGGCCTGCTTAAGGGAACTGTCGTAGGGAGTAGCGATCGCTTTCTTGACTTTATCGGTGAAGATGAAATCACTGTTGTTCATGCCCAGAGGCGCAAACAAGTTCTTCCTCATATACTCTTCAAACGGAAGTCCGGATACCTTTTCAATAATATATCCTTGCAAATCATAGCCGTAGTTATTGTAGTTGAACACTTCGCCAGGCTTTGTGATGACGGTCGGTACGGTCTCCTTGATAAAGTCTCTTAGCGAATATGTTTTTTGGGGATCTTCTGCGGTACCTGCGTCAAAACCGCCCGTGTGAGTCATTAGATGTTTCAAAGTGAGCGGCCCCCCGGTTTTATTCGGGATTTGAACATCCGGTAAATAGGCTTGAACATCCTTGTCCAGGTCCAGTTTTCCTTTTTCAGCCAATTGCATAATCCCTACAGCAGTAAACAATTTGGATACGGATGCCACGCGGAAGACGGTATTACCGGAGTCGAACGGTTTTTGAGAGTCGATATCCGCATAGCCATACCCTTTATTCAGCATGACTTGCCCGTTTTTCACGACGACGAGAACTGCGCCTGCAAGTTGGTCTTTTACTTCTTTTTGCTGAAAAAATGTATTCGCGAATGCTTCGATTTCAGCCTTGCCGAGGTTGACAGGGGAAGCGTTCTTTTCTGGATCTGCCGCTGCAACAACGGATGGAACCAGCAAAACAGCAGCGAGAATGAACGGGATCATTTTTTTCATTGTAACTCTCCTTTTGATGAATAATGGATTACAGTCGTATGCCCAGCTCGCGGTTTAACCGCTTGAGCAGCTCAAGCATTTCGATGATGCCACCGGACGTAATATTTGCCTGGGATGCCGCGCAAAATCCGGTTCACTTGTCCCCTCAGTCGGAAAAGCAAGTCCGGTGACAACGCGGATCAGTGCTGATTTCCCAGCTCCGTTTTGTCCTCCTTTCCTTGATAGACCAAGTATAGAAACGAAAACATAAGGAGAACTTAAGCCAATTATTAATAATATCTTAAGATCGCCTCTCCTATGGATTCTGCCTGGGTGGGATGCAACAACACTTACGAAGATGGGGCTTGAGTTCGTTTTTTTAATATACGGTCCACCGTGTTGTTTCCGGGCAGGCGGAGTGCTGCAATTTAGCGCGCTGATTTTTGCCTCCGGTTCGCCGGTGACCTTTGGCGGATTCAGTGGGTCAGTCTCTCTCCCTTTGATGGTTGCAGCTCTCATTGCCATTCCGGCTCACAAAAAACATAAATCTTAAAAAAGCCAGGGTCTCCGCAATATGCGGAAACCCTGGCTTTTACTGTATAGGGACAGGAGGTCTTAGACAGTCTTCAGGAACTCGACAATGGTCAGCAGGCCTTTATCGAAGTTCTCCAGATTGAAATGCTCATCCGGTGCATGCAGATTCTCGTCATCCAGGCCAAAGCCCATCAGCACCACCGGTGCTTGAAGAATGCGGGAGAAGCTTTCCATGATCGGAATGGAACCGCCGTCTTTGGTGAAAAGGGCGCGGGTGCCGTATACTTTGCCGTAGGCGTCAGCCGCTGTCTGCAGGATGGGATTCGAAGGATCGATGTTGAAGGCGCGGGCTTTTTCCATTTGTTTTACCTGGACTTTCGCTCCTGCCTGGATATTGGCCTTGAGATGAGCCTCAACAACATCCAGAATATGCTGAGGGTCCTGGTCGCCGACAAGGCGGCAGGTGATTTTGGCATGGGCTTCTTTAGGGATGACAGTCTTGCTGCCTTCACCCTGGAAGCCGCCGTAGACACCGTTCAGTTCAAGGGTTGGCCGGGCGCCGACCCGTTCCACAAAACTGTATCCCTCTTCGCCGTACAGCTGCTCCAGACCAAGGCCGGATCGGATTTTGTCTTCATCTACCCCTTGCTTGGCAAATTCTTCGCGCAGCAGCGGGGATAGCTCGGGAACACCATCGTAGAAGCCTTCTACAGCAACGCGGCCCTTGTCGTCATGAAGTGAGCTCAGCAGGGAGACCAGCGCATGCAGTGCATTCGGCACACCTCCGCCGTAGGAACCGGAGTGAAGATCTGTCAATGCGGTATTGACGCTGACTTCAAGCGAGCAGAGGCCGCGAAGGCCGGTGCAGATGGCCGGGCGTCCGCGTTCCAGCAGGGAAGTATCCGAGACCAGCACGGCATCTGCTGCGAGCTTGTCTTTGCTGGCTTCCAGGAAAGGCGGCAGATGGACGCTGCCAATCTCCTCTTCGCCTTCGATGCACAGCTTGATATTGACCGGCAGAGTGCCTTCCTGCTTGAGAATGGCCTCAATAGCCTTGATGTGCATGAATACCTGGCCTTTGTCGTCGGTGGCTCCGCGAGCATACAGTTTGCCGTCACGGATTTTCGGTTCAAAAGGCGGAGTCGTCCACAGGTTAAGGGGATCGACCGGCTGCACATCATAGTGGCCATAGACCAGTATGGTCGGCTTGCCGGGGGCATGAAGATAATCGGCATAGATGACCGGATGGCCTGCGGTAGGATGGAGCTCGATGTTTTCCAGCCCCGCGCGCTTCAGGGTATCCAGCAGCCAGTGTGCAGCGGATAATACATCTTCCTTGTGGGAAGAGAGCGCGGAAATGCTGGGGATCGCCAGCCATTGCTTCAGTTCGGCCAGCTGAGCTTCACGCTCAGTCTGAAAGTAGTTTTCGTAAGACATAGTGAGTATGTACCTCCTTGGAGTTTCGCTGCGAAAAACCGGCTGAATCCGCCGGCATGGCATCACGGCAATGCGCCGCAGTCTTTTTTTGGCAGTGTGATGCCTCCATTATACTGGAGAACCCACGATGGATCAAAACGCAATCAGCAACCGCCTACCAGAGAATGGTTGCGGGGGTTACACCCTTAGCTATTATTTTGCCATCCACTATCAGTTCCTTTCAGGTTGTTGATTACATACAGTAACCGTGATAAGCTTAGCTAGTTTAAGCGCCAAGAAGGCTCTGTTACTTGCTTCAATTATGTGGAGGTACACCCCCTTGGACAACAACGATTAATCGGAATTGCAGAATAAGGCAGAATCTCCGCATCAAAGCGGAAGCGACAGGAGCGAAAATAAAGTGTCAGCGAATTCAAAGATAAGCCATGACCCCGAAAGGCAAATGCAAAATAATCAGGAACAGCCATTATATATTTATACTTACGCCTGTACCGGGGACGAAGAATCCCTGTGCGGAATGGAGCTGCGCTGTCTGTTTGGCCGGGAAATTCCGGCTGCGATCTTTGGGAGCCGGGTCCAAGTGGATGTCAGCCGCAGTCCGTTTATCAAGGAGCGGATTGACGTTATGTACTCCGGGAACAGTCTGGAGGATATCTACAAGCAGACTGAACAGGTAGAGGTGGAGGGGCAGACATTCAAGGTGATTTTTGTGAAGACGAACGATTTGTCCCCGGAAGAAAAAATTGAGTATGATGAACGCAGAGCCATTGAGCGTGAGATCGGGATGCGTATTGAGGGAGAAGCGGATGTGAACCATCCGGAGCGGGTGTACGGCATTGTGACTCTGGGCGGCTGCTGGTACTTCGGAGAGTATCATAAGAATAAGGCAACCTGGTTCCGGCAGATGAAAAAACCGCGCAGCTACTCGATTGCCCTGAGCACGCGTGTTGCGCGGGCGGCGGTCAACATGGCGGTTCCGCATCCAGCAGGCGTGAGAGCGATAGATCCCTGCTGCGGGATAGGCACAGTAATGGTGGAGGCCCTGTCCATGGGCATTGACATTGTGGGCCGGGACATTAATCCGCAAATTGTCGCCGGTGCACGGACGAACATTGCCCATTTTGGATGGAGCAGCATGGTTACCCTGGGCGATATCGCGGACATCCAGGAGCATTATGACGTTGCCATAGTGGACATGCCCTATAACTTATATTCGCGGATTACGCCCGGGGAGCAGCTGGCGATTCTGGTCCATACCCGCCGTATCGCTGACCGTGCTGTCATTGTTGCGATTGAAGCGGTGGATGAAATGATTGCTGAAGCAGGCTTCACCATTATCGACCGCTGTGTAGCGAAGAAAGGCGCATTCTCCCGTCATTTGATGCTGTGTGAGTAAACAAGGCTTCGTATGCCTATACTAAGGAAAGACGGTGCAGCTATGGAACAGAAGTGGTTAACCTGGGCCAAGGAAATTCAGGCGATTGCCCAGACGGGGCTTACCTATGCCAAGGATGTATATGATATCGAACGTTATCAGGCGCTGCGGGAGCTGAGTGTGGATATTCTGGCGAACTATACCTTTGAGAGCAAGGAGAAGATCAGGCTTGCCTTTGCGGGCGAGGAGGGCTACAGTACGCCCAAGGTAGATGTGCGCGGTGTAATTTTCCGTGAAGAGAAGATTCTGCTGGTTCGTGAAAAGCTGGACGGCAACTGGGCGCTCCCCGGAGGCTGGGCCGATATCGGACTGTCTCCAAGGGAAGTAGCGGTTAAGGAGATTGCTGAGGAATCAGGTTTTCAGGCAGAGGCGGTGCGTCTGCTGGCAGTGCTGGACAAGAAGTTCCATCACCATCCGCCGGAGCCGTACCATGTGTACAAAATGTTCATCTTATGCCGGATAACCGGCGGCGCTGCTGCGGAGGGAGTAGAGACGGACGGGGTAGCTTTTTTTGCCGGGGATGAACTGCCGGAGCTGTCGGAAGAACGGAATACACGGGAGCAGCTGCAGACAATGTTCGAATATTTGCGGAATCCTGATAAACCGGTCATTTTGGACTAGGGATGTGCATATGTTGTATAAATAAGATAGCTTATAAGTTTTAAATGAGACAAAAACTGGTTAATAATAAATATGTAAGCCTTTACAAGGTGAAGCCGCTGAGCCTTTATATCTAAAAAAATCGCCGAAAATTTAACTTTTTGGGCCAGGCGGTCTACATTTTTTCCTCTGCTCTGTCGATAGTTATTTTAGGAGGGGATCGCATGGAACAAGAAGAGTTAAGACTTCCGCTTAAGCAGGAGGGCATGACACGTCCTGCAGAAGGCAACATTGCCACTGGACTGGTATGGGGCATCCTCATCAGTATTCCTTTATGGATCTCGGTTATTGGCTGGGTTATGGGCTTCTGGCACTAGAATTAACCGCAGAGCTACAACTTCCACTACTTGCAACTATACAATGAAGGCTGCCTCTTCGCGATGAAGAAGCAGCCTTTTTGAGTTGTGCGCTTGATTATTTGCGGTATACCAGTTCAAAGTTTTCGCAGACCACGCGCATGCCTGGATCAAAGTTCATTTCATAAGCCTTCATTTCTCTTGTGAAATAGGCTTCATGATGATACCGCCATGATTCCAGAGTACGGTCATCCTCACCTTCGGAATAGGCAAACTCCGCAGTCACTTCGTGAAAGGGAACAACCTCGCATTTCGTTGTCCTGATGATTCCCCGCGGCATGCCTTGGCTGTCCAGGATAATGGAATGACCGCCGATAAAAGGTAAAGGCAGACCGCGCACCTCGTTCAGCTCATAGTTCATGGCTGTCTTGACTCCCTCCAGCACAAGGGCCAGCAGCTCATCTGCCAGCCGGTCATTGTCTCCAAACGCCCAGGCACTGTCGTATAAATCAGCCGCTTCAGGGTGTTCCTCCAGATACGCCTTCCAATATTCAGCGATTATTTCTGTCATTATAATCCTCCGTCCCTTTAGTGTTTATTGGTCTGTTTCACTCATCCAGCAGGCGTACAGCTCATCCAGCTTCTCCTGCGCGGTGTCCCGGAGAGTCTGCAGTTCCGCGAGTCTATCCGCATCGCTGGAGATCAGCGGGTCAAGCATTTCCGCATCAATGGAGCTAAGCTGCTCCTCGGCTGCGGCGATCTTCTCCTCCCAATAGCCTTGAGGGCGGGACTTGCCGGGTACTAAAGCAGAGCTGCCGCTTCTGGCTTCGTTACTGTCCCTGAGCCTAGCCTCTGAAATATCAGCCTTGCCGGCAGATGAATTGCTGCCGGACTTGGGGGCATTATCTGATTGCAGCTGCCCGTTGCTGCTATTCGAAGAGAGCCCCGAGGCGGCAGCCTTCTCGGCCTGTTTTTCCTTGTAATACTCATAGTTGCCGGGGAAAGCGGTGAATCTTCCTCCGGCTATGGACCAGAGCTTCCCGAAGCAGCGGTTGATGAAATAACGGTCATGGGATACCGCCAGCACAGTGCCGGGGTAATCCTCCAGCGCTTCCTCCAGCGCCTCACGTGAATCAATATCCAGATGGTTGGTCGGTTCATCGAGAATCAGCAGATTCGGGCGGCGGTGCATCAGCACTGCAAACCGCAGCCGGGTCCACTCTCCTCCGGAGAGGTTCGCAATATTCTTGAATACATCACTTCCGTAAAAGAGAAACCGTGCCAGCTGTCCCCGGGCCTCGCCCTCCTCCAGGCCTGCTTCCTCGCGGAAGTACCGCAGCACTGAAAGCTTCCCGTCCTCTGGAACAGCTTCCTGAGCCAGATAGCCGATCACGGCTCTGGAGGCAAGGGTGCAGGTTCCCTCGTCCGGCAGCTCCTGGCCCAGAATAATCCGCAGCAGCGTACTCTTGCCTGCGCCGTTGCCGCCGATCAATGCGGTGGTTTCCCCATACCGCAGAACTTCATTGGCCCCGGAGAAGAGGGTACGGTCCCCGTAGCTTTTGCCAATCCGGTCAAGAATGACGGCCTGATTGCCGGTCCGATCCTCCTGCTGCAGCTGCAGATCCATGGTTTTGCGCTCCAGGACCGGGCGTTTGACCTTCACCATCCGGTCGAGCGCCTTCTGCATCGAAGCTGCCCGGCGGTGGAAGGAGGGGTTCGGCGGATTGGAACGGTTGCCCCATTCGATCAGCCGTTTGATGCTCTCCTGCATTTGCTTAATCTTCTTCTGCTGCTCCTGATAATCGGCAAACTGCCGCAGCAGCCGGGCTTCCTTCTCGACTTGATAGCCGCTGTAGTTGGTGTGGAACGTGAAGGCTTCACCGTCTTCAATCTCAATCACCTTCTTCACTACCGCATCGAGGAAGTAGCGGTCATGGGAGATCGCCACCACTGTCCCTTCGTAGTCCTGCAGGAACTGCTCCAGCCATTCGATGGCTTCCATATCGAGATGGTTCGTCGGTTCATCCAGCAGCAGGATATCGGGACGGCGCAGCAGCAGCTCGGCCAGGCCGACCTTGGTTTTCTCGCCTCCGGAAAGGGAGGAGAAGCGGCGGTCATATTGTCCGGTTCCGATGCCCAGACCTGCGGCTACACGCTGGATGGAGGATTCAATCTCATAGCCTCCAGCCGCTTCGAATTTTTCCTGGAGGGTGCCGTATTCCTTGAGCAGCCGGTCAAAGGTTAATCCGCTGCTTCCGGCATCCGGCTGAGACATTGCCAGCTCCAGCTCCCGCAGGCGGGCCTGCCACTCCAGCGGTTCGGCGAAGCTGCGCTGCAAAACTGCATAAACAGTCTCCTCGTCATGTACTTCCTGAATTTGCGCCAGCAGTCCAACGACACTGCCTTTACGGATGGAGATTTGACCCTGGTCGGGACGTTCCTCCCCATTCAGCAGATGGAAAAGCGTTGTTTTGCCGCAGCCGTTGCGGCCGATCAGGCCGATTTTTTCACCTTGGCGGATATCGAAGGTAACGTCGCTCAGCACGAGCTGGGCACCGTGGTATTTTTGAACATTTTGGCATGAGATGATCATAGGGATTCTCCTTTATAAGAATGCCCTGTCGCCGCTTACGTTCAATTCTGGAAACAAAAAGACCGCAGGGAAATTTCCCCGCGGCCCTTATCGTTTCTCCGGTCTTAAAGCGTCCGTTGAAGCGCAGGCAGGAAAGGCATTTCACAATGTTGTAGTGTTATTGAATTCATGTTAATGGACAGACTTCTCCCGTTGTCGGCAATTACATGAACGATGCCAGCCATAATATTAATCAGCCGGCTGCTAACACTATTGGTCCGATTGTGATCCATTCCTCCTACACCTCCTTCATCCAAATTTAAGATCAGTTTAACCAATAACAGCTGAATATGCAAGAGAAAAAGTGCAGCGCCTGTGCATATCTGAGGCAATGTGCAAGTAGTATGAGTATATGGCGAAGGACTTTTTACCAAATCCAATCAGAAAGAGGGTTGGGCAAAATGGCGATGTTTAACGGATTGCTGGGCAATGCCACACAGGTCGCACTTCCGGATGTTCAGCGGGAATACGCACAGATTCTTGCCCCGCAGGAAAAAATCGAGCGGGCTTATAAGCTGGTCCGGGATATGTTTATTTTTACGGATAAACGGCTGATTCTTGTTGACAAGCAGGGCGTAACCGGCAAAAAAACGGAGTACCATTCCATCCCTTACAAAAGCATTACGCATTATTCGGTGGAAACAGCCGGGCACTTTGACTTGGATGCGGAGCTATGCCTGTATGTGTCGGGAGGCGCACTGCCGCTGAAGAAAACCTTCAATAAATCCGTGAATATCTATGAGGTGCAGGCTGTACTGTCCCAGTATATTTTAAAATAACGTGTGGGTGCCCGGCTGCTAAATGGAATAGAGGAGCACCTGCCCGCCACAGGCAAATGCGGCCAGAATGAACAGCGCACAAACATCATAATGGCGATTACTTGTACAAGCAGGGTCGCGCCTTTCCCTTCAGGCGACTGCTTGTATTTTTGCATGACGCCGAACTGGACGATGAATGGCGCCGTGGAAGGAAGTTCTGCAGCGAGCAGCCCAGGGCCAGTCATAGTCATCATGCCTGCGGCAATGGCGGTTATGGTGGCGGCCGGATTTGGCAGCGCAATGCCCAGCGTAAGGTTATTCAAAAATCCTGACTGGTCAGCCAGGGATATTTTATACAATTCTCCGGTGTGCAGCCACACTGCACAATGCGGCTCTGCAAAACTTTGTGCATGGCTCACAAAAAACAGGAGGCAAACGTGCGGTTTCGTCTCTCCCGATTGACAAAGGTTTTTGCGGTGCTGTTAAATGACACTAACTTGAGCAACAGGAATGGGAGATGGCAGCATGACGACAGGTCCTGTAATCGGTACGAAAACGATGGTGGTCAGCCCCCATTACCTGGCCTCCTCCGCCGGAGCGCGGATTCTGCAAAAGGGCGGCAACGCCTTTGATGCGGCGGTAGCAGTCAGCGCCGCGCTTGCTGTGGTCTATCCGCATATGACGGGACTGGGCGGCGATGCCTTCTGGCTCACCTACAGCGCGGGTGAAGGGCGCGTCCGGGCCTACAACGGCAGCGGGCGTTCCGGCTACGGCGTCCGCAGGGACTGCTACGCCGGCGAGGAGGCGATTCCGAGACGGGGTGTGCGCAGTGCCATTACGGTCCCCGGAATGGCGGACAGCTGGTCGGCCGTCCAACGCGAGTATGGACGCCTGACCCTGGGGGAGGTGCTGGAGCCGGCGATCGGCTATGCCGCCGGCGGGTTTCCGCTGTCGCCGGACCAGTACGGCAACAGCGTGCTCGCCGGAGCGGCGCTGTCCCCGGAAGCGGCGGCGATCTATCTTCCCGGCGGCGCGGTTCCGGCCGCAGGGGGCAGGTTTGTGCAGCAGCAGCTGGCCGCATCGCTGCGGCTCCTGGCCGAGGGCGGCCGGGATGCTTTTTATAAAGGGAAGATTGCCGAGGAGATCAGTCATTATATGCGGGCTTCCGGCGGGTATCTCACCCGGGAGGATTTTGCCGGTCATCAGGGGAACTGGGACGAGCCGGTATCTACGGACTACCACGGTTACGCGGTTTATCAGGTCCCGCCGAACTCCCAGGGTTTTACCGCGCTGATGGTGCTGAATATCCTGGAACACTTCAATTTTGGAGAGATCGCGCATGGCTCCTATGAATATTATCATCTGCTGGTGGAGGCGCTGAAGCTGAGCTTCCGCGACCGCGACCGGGTGCTCACCGACCCGGCATTCAGCCGGATTCCGCTGGAGCAGCTCTTGGATAAACAGTATGCTTCCGTGCTGGCTGCATCGGTTTCACTTGTGAAGGCAGCTGCGCTTGGCAGTGAACCGGTAGGCCGGGATACCGCTTATGCGGCAGTAGTGGATGATGAAGGCAATGCGGTTTCTTTCATTCAAAGCCTGTATTTTGAATTTGGCTCAGGCGTTGTGGCCGGCAATACAGGGATTCTGCTGCAGAACCGGGGCTCGTTCTTCTCGCTCGAGCCCGGACATATTAATGGGCTGGAGCCGCACAAGCGCACGTTCCATACGCTGATGCCGGCTATGGCCTGCCTTGACGGCAAACCGGTCTATCTCTATGGCACGCAGGGCGGAGAGGGCCAGCCGCAGACCCAGAGCCTGCTGCTGACCCGGATGCTGCATTACGGAATGGACCCGCAGGCGGCGGTGAACGCGCCGCGTTTGGTCTGGGGCAGAACCTGGGGCGAGCCGACCCAGGAGCTGAAGGTGGAGCGCAGGGTCGCACCTGAGGTGCTGAACAAGCTATCCGAAGCCGGACATCTGGTGCGTTCCGTGGGGGAATATGATGGAATAGTGGGCCATGCCCACGCGATTTCAATCGATGCCAACGGCTACCGCAGCGGGGGCACGGACCCGCGCTGCGACGGTGCAGCTATAGGCTGGTAGCTGGAGCTGGGGTTGGAGTGGAGGTAGAACTGGTAGATGGAGTTGGAGCTGAAGCGGAGTTGGAGCTGCTCTCGGGAGGCTGCCTCCCGCCTGTAACTGTATTTTCTGCAGTTAAAAGCTCGGATATTGGCATGAAAATAGATCTATATAATTTGAACTTAAAAATTCATAAAAAGGGAAGAAGTGCGGAGGGGAAGTATTGATACTTACAGAGCGAATGCTTCCGCCTGAAAGCTTGCCGTAGGAAAGCTCGCTATCTTCAGCATAATCAGTCACCGGATTTCAACCGACAAAGGCGGTTCAATCAAGAAATTCTTACGGCAACAGCGGCTGGAAGTCCAAACATTCCCCACTGTACGAATTACATTTATTTAAAAAAATGGACTTTTACACACCCGTTTAATTGCAGTAAATGTACTTATCGGTAATGAGCAGATAGGTTCTTTCCAATCAAGAACAGAAGAGCAAAAAAACATGGGATGGCTGAAGGCATTCCGGTTCGTCCGGGAGGAGTGGGGCAGAGATGGCTGTTCATAATCAACATGGTGCATTTATTGAACCGGAGCTTGAGGTAACGGGTTCGGGAAGCGGGAAATTGGCTGGTCTTAGCTTTGCAGTAAAAGATGTATTCGCCGTAGCCGGGCACCGATCTTCTGCCGGCAACCCGGATTGGCTTCGCAGCCATCAGCCGTCACAGATGCATGCGGCAGCGGTTCGCAGGCTGCTGCAGTCGGGGGCGAGCCTGCGGGGGGCCACGCATACCGATGAGCTGATGTACAGCCTCGGCGGGGAGAATTACCACTATGGCACGCCGGTCAATCCGCGGGCCAGAGGCCGTATCCCCGGCGGCTCCTCCAGCGGTTCGGCGGTGGCGGTAGCCTCCGGCGATGTGGATTTTGCGCTGGGAACGGATACGGGCGGTTCCGTCCGCGTGCCATCTGCGTACTGCGGCGTATACGGCTTCCGCCCTACGCATGGTGCGGTGGAGATGGAAGGCGTAATTCCGCTTGCGCCGGGCTTCGACACCGTGGGCTGGATCACAGCCCGCCCGGAGCTGCTGCTGCGGGCAGGCGAAGTACTCCTCGGAGCAGCAGCTCCGGGCAGTGGGGCAGGCACGATGGGTAAGCTGCACATCATGCCCGAGGCTTGGGCGCTGGCTGGTGCGGATAGCGCAGCCAGCTTGCAAGGCGGCCTGCAGGTGCTACAGGCCGGTGCAGGCTGGTCCGGCGCGACGGAGATCGCGCCGGAGGGGCTGAAGACATGGATGGATGTCTTCAGGGAACTGCAGGGCGCCGAGATATGGGCGACCCACGGGGCATGGATAGAGCGTGCGCAGCCGCTCTTTGGCCCGGACATCGCCGCCCGCTTCGCATGGGCGGCGGGCCTTGCCGGGCAGGACCACCGCCGCGCGCTGCGGATACGCGAGGTGATTGCGGCCCGGCTGCGGCAGTTGCTTGGGGAGGACGGCTGCATCGTCCTCCCGACCGTGCCAGGGCCCGCACCGCTGCGCGGCGGGGATCTGGCACAGCTGGAACAGCACCGCAGCGGCGCCATGATGCTCAGCTGCATCGCCGGCTTAGCCGGTCTGCCGCAGGTGACGCTGCCGGTGATTGGCCCCGCCGGCTTGCCGCTTGGCTTGTCGGTGATCGGCGGGCATGGGCAGGATTTGCGCCTGCTCTCCTGGGTCCGGAGGATTTGGCGACAGGACTAGTGTTGCACAATAGACATTCATGCCGCCGCGCGGCACTCAAGAGGATGCAAATATAGCATGAGGATGATTTGCAGGATAGAACTGATGTTGCTCGACAGAAGTAGCGTAGTACAACCCCCCTAACTTCGCGACTGTGAAGTTAGGGGGTTTTGGGTAGGTGTAACTAGTAGGAGTAGCTAGTAGGAGTGAATAGTAGAGGTGAATATAGGAGTATGAGTAATAGTAATGGTAATAGTAATAGTGTTAGTGATGGTAAGAGCAGGTGGTAAGGCAAAATTCAACTAATTCTCGGACGCACAAAAAGTACTTCTGAAATCACTTCCTCCAGCCAGCAAAACGATTAAGTGGAAAAAAAGGGGGGAGGGAACTTATTTCCCCAGGAAACAGATAATTGTGAGATTTAAGTCAAGTGAACCCAGGACAGCCGCCGCCCATCTCACCGCTGCGATCCCACCGCCGTTCATCTCACCGCTGCCGTCCCATCACCGCCCATCCCGCTACTGCCATCTCACCGCCGCCCATCTCACCGCAGCGATCC
This genomic window contains:
- the abc-f gene encoding ribosomal protection-like ABC-F family protein, with product MIISCQNVQKYHGAQLVLSDVTFDIRQGEKIGLIGRNGCGKTTLFHLLNGEERPDQGQISIRKGSVVGLLAQIQEVHDEETVYAVLQRSFAEPLEWQARLRELELAMSQPDAGSSGLTFDRLLKEYGTLQEKFEAAGGYEIESSIQRVAAGLGIGTGQYDRRFSSLSGGEKTKVGLAELLLRRPDILLLDEPTNHLDMEAIEWLEQFLQDYEGTVVAISHDRYFLDAVVKKVIEIEDGEAFTFHTNYSGYQVEKEARLLRQFADYQEQQKKIKQMQESIKRLIEWGNRSNPPNPSFHRRAASMQKALDRMVKVKRPVLERKTMDLQLQQEDRTGNQAVILDRIGKSYGDRTLFSGANEVLRYGETTALIGGNGAGKSTLLRIILGQELPDEGTCTLASRAVIGYLAQEAVPEDGKLSVLRYFREEAGLEEGEARGQLARFLFYGSDVFKNIANLSGGEWTRLRFAVLMHRRPNLLILDEPTNHLDIDSREALEEALEDYPGTVLAVSHDRYFINRCFGKLWSIAGGRFTAFPGNYEYYKEKQAEKAAASGLSSNSSNGQLQSDNAPKSGSNSSAGKADISEARLRDSNEARSGSSALVPGKSRPQGYWEEKIAAAEEQLSSIDAEMLDPLISSDADRLAELQTLRDTAQEKLDELYACWMSETDQ
- a CDS encoding PH domain-containing protein, whose translation is MAMFNGLLGNATQVALPDVQREYAQILAPQEKIERAYKLVRDMFIFTDKRLILVDKQGVTGKKTEYHSIPYKSITHYSVETAGHFDLDAELCLYVSGGALPLKKTFNKSVNIYEVQAVLSQYILK
- a CDS encoding amidase, whose product is MAVHNQHGAFIEPELEVTGSGSGKLAGLSFAVKDVFAVAGHRSSAGNPDWLRSHQPSQMHAAAVRRLLQSGASLRGATHTDELMYSLGGENYHYGTPVNPRARGRIPGGSSSGSAVAVASGDVDFALGTDTGGSVRVPSAYCGVYGFRPTHGAVEMEGVIPLAPGFDTVGWITARPELLLRAGEVLLGAAAPGSGAGTMGKLHIMPEAWALAGADSAASLQGGLQVLQAGAGWSGATEIAPEGLKTWMDVFRELQGAEIWATHGAWIERAQPLFGPDIAARFAWAAGLAGQDHRRALRIREVIAARLRQLLGEDGCIVLPTVPGPAPLRGGDLAQLEQHRSGAMMLSCIAGLAGLPQVTLPVIGPAGLPLGLSVIGGHGQDLRLLSWVRRIWRQD
- the ggt gene encoding gamma-glutamyltransferase, which produces MTTGPVIGTKTMVVSPHYLASSAGARILQKGGNAFDAAVAVSAALAVVYPHMTGLGGDAFWLTYSAGEGRVRAYNGSGRSGYGVRRDCYAGEEAIPRRGVRSAITVPGMADSWSAVQREYGRLTLGEVLEPAIGYAAGGFPLSPDQYGNSVLAGAALSPEAAAIYLPGGAVPAAGGRFVQQQLAASLRLLAEGGRDAFYKGKIAEEISHYMRASGGYLTREDFAGHQGNWDEPVSTDYHGYAVYQVPPNSQGFTALMVLNILEHFNFGEIAHGSYEYYHLLVEALKLSFRDRDRVLTDPAFSRIPLEQLLDKQYASVLAASVSLVKAAALGSEPVGRDTAYAAVVDDEGNAVSFIQSLYFEFGSGVVAGNTGILLQNRGSFFSLEPGHINGLEPHKRTFHTLMPAMACLDGKPVYLYGTQGGEGQPQTQSLLLTRMLHYGMDPQAAVNAPRLVWGRTWGEPTQELKVERRVAPEVLNKLSEAGHLVRSVGEYDGIVGHAHAISIDANGYRSGGTDPRCDGAAIGW